The Kribbella jejuensis region GGTCGGTCGGGTTGCGCAGCATGCTGAACCCGTCGATCGAGACACCCATGTCGCCTTCGCTGCTGATCGCGAGGGTGTCGCCGTCGCGCTTGATCACGTGCGGCCCGTCGACGGCCACGCCGTTCACCGCAGGCTCACCGATCAGGCGAACCCGGCGGCCGATCGCCCGCACGGTCACCCGCTGCACACCGGACGGAATCGGCACATTGCTGTGCTCTTCCTCAACCGGCTCCTCGGCAACCTCGTCCTGCGCCTTGTCCTGCAACTGGTCCTGCACCTGGTCCTGCACGGACGACGGCTCGGCGGCGTGCCGGGCGGACGGCTCCCCCTGCGGCGGCCCAACCGGCTCGGCCGTCCGCTCGGCGGTCGGCCCCGCAGTCGCGTCTGCTGGCGTCGCGGCAGCCGGTCCAGTAGCCGGTCCGGCGGTCGGCCCGGCGGTTGGCTCGCCAGTCGGTCCGGCGATCGATCCGGTGGTCGGTCCGGTAGTCGGTCCGGTTGTCGGCTCGGCCGTTGGGGAGTCCACTGCTTCCGCCCAGACCTCCGGGGAGCTGAGGTCCTCGGCCGCCGGCCAACCAGTGCGGTCACGGGACGTGCTCGGAGTTTCCTCGGCAACCGGAGACGTACCGGACGGCTCCCCGGCCGCAGCCGGACCGTCGGTCTTGAGGGCGGCGATCAATGTGGCGCCTTCCTCGGTGGAGAGGTGGCCCTTGGCGACGCGGTCCAGGATGTCCTTGACCTTCTCGTCGTAGCTCTGGTTGCTCATGCGTCCAGTCCAGCACCCCGGCGGGCCGAAACCAATCGGGGAATCCCCCGAGATGCGGTGGTGCGGACCCCGGAAGGAGTCCGCACCGTCCACTCTCTATCACTGCACAGCCCAGCCGGGCTGGTTGTTGTCACGCTGCAGGCGTCATCTCCTCCGCCGCCAGCTCGTCCTGTACCGCAGCCAGCTCGGCCGCCTCAGCCTCTTCGGCCGCCCGCCGGGCCTTCAGCCCGCGCAGACCGGTCAGCGCGATGACCAATCCGAGCGCCGCGATTCCGGTCACGACCCCGAGTCCCGACTTGTACGCCGAGAGCACGCCGGACGCGGCGGTGACGCCTGCGGTCTGACCGCTGATCACCGCGGTCACGATCGCCAGTACGACCGCGCCGCCGACCTGGTTCGACGTGTTGAACAGCCCCGAGGCCAGCCCCTGCTCGTGGTCCGGGACCCCGGACACGGCCTGGATGTTCAGCGACGGGAACCCGAGCGCGAACCCGAGACCGAGCAGCATGATGGTCGGGAACACGGTCGAGAAGTACGCCGACTCCGGGCCGATCCGCAGGCTCAGCGCGTACCCGGCGACGAAGAACGCCATCGCGACGATGATCATCTTCTCGGTGCCGACCCGGTCGACGATCTTGCCGACGTTCGGGGACAGCGTGGCGACCAGCAGGCCGGCCGGGAGGAACCCGAGCGCGGTCTGGAAGGACGACCAGCCGAGCAGGTTCTGCAGGTACATCGTGCCGATCAGCTGGAAGGCGACGTACGAACCGAAGACGGTCAGGATGGCCAGGTTCGCGCGCCGCAGCGACGCGTTCCGCAGGATGCCGAGCCGGACCAGCGGGTGCTTGGTGCGCAGCTCGATCGCGACGAAGCCGGCCAGCAGCACGACGGCCAGTGCGAACAGCCCGATCGTCTGCACCGAGACCCAGCCGGCGTGTTCCGCGCCGACGACCGCGTACACCAGGGACAGCATTCCGGCGGTGACGGTCACCGCACCCGGTACGTCGTACCCGCCGGCGGCGTCGTCCCGCGGGCTGTTCGGGATCAGCTTGATGCCGAACAGCAGCACGATCAGGGCGACCGGACCGGGCATCAGGAAGGTCCAGCGCCAGCCGACCTCGGTCAGTGCGCCGCCGAGGATCAGGCCCATCGAGAAGCCGCTGGCGGCGCAGGTGGTGAAGATGCTCAGGGCGCGGTTGCGGTCCGGCCCTTCGTGGAAGGTGGTGGTGATGATCGAGAGCGCGGCCGGGGCGGTGAACGCCGCGGCGACACCCTTCACGAACCGCGCGGCGATGAGCAGTTCGGGATTGCTGGCCAGTGAGCTCAGCATCGAGACGACGGCGAAGACGGCCAGCGCGATCAGGAAGACCCGGCGCCGGCCGAGCAGGTCGGCGGTCCGGCCGCCGAGCAGCAGCAGACCGCCGTACCCGAGCACGTAGCCGGTCACGACCCACTGCAGAGAGGCAAGGGAGACGCCCAGGTCGGCGCCGATGGACGGCAGTGACATGCCGACCATGGAGACGTCCAGGCCGTCGAGGAAGATCACACCGCAGACCACCAGGAGGGCCCCCCAGAGGCGCGCGTCCCAGGTCATGCGGGCAGGTCCAGTGCTTGTTGAAGCGGGGGTTTGCGTAGTCACGAGGAGAGACTATTCCATGCATGTGCATCTAATGTCTAGGCATTAAATGCGTTTGCATTGATTGCAGCTGCATGCTATGGTCGGCTCCATGACCGCTATGAAGGTCAGCGGTGGGCCTGGTGAGACCACCGCCGATGTCAGCGCCGACGTCAGGGAATGGCGCGAGCTGCTGGCCCGCCATGCGGACCTGACCTGCGCCCTCGACCGGGCACTGCAGGCCGGCCACTCGCTCGGCATGAGTGAGTACGAGGTGCTCGAGCGGCTCGCCGAGCTGCCGGAGCACTCCGCGAAGGTCGCGACGATCGCGAAGTCCGTGCACCTCAGCCAGAGCGCCCTGTCCCGGGTGATCGGCCGGCTCGAGGTCGCCGGTCTGGTCGAGCGGCACATGTGCCCGGAGGACCGGCGGGCGATCAACGTCCGGTTGACCGAGCAGGGCCTACAGCGGCAGGCCGAGGCGCAGCCCACCCAGCGTCAGGTGCTCGCGCAGCGCCTGCACGCACCGCTGGTGAAGACCTGCGAGCCCGTACTCTCAC contains the following coding sequences:
- a CDS encoding MFS transporter; translation: MTWDARLWGALLVVCGVIFLDGLDVSMVGMSLPSIGADLGVSLASLQWVVTGYVLGYGGLLLLGGRTADLLGRRRVFLIALAVFAVVSMLSSLASNPELLIAARFVKGVAAAFTAPAALSIITTTFHEGPDRNRALSIFTTCAASGFSMGLILGGALTEVGWRWTFLMPGPVALIVLLFGIKLIPNSPRDDAAGGYDVPGAVTVTAGMLSLVYAVVGAEHAGWVSVQTIGLFALAVVLLAGFVAIELRTKHPLVRLGILRNASLRRANLAILTVFGSYVAFQLIGTMYLQNLLGWSSFQTALGFLPAGLLVATLSPNVGKIVDRVGTEKMIIVAMAFFVAGYALSLRIGPESAYFSTVFPTIMLLGLGFALGFPSLNIQAVSGVPDHEQGLASGLFNTSNQVGGAVVLAIVTAVISGQTAGVTAASGVLSAYKSGLGVVTGIAALGLVIALTGLRGLKARRAAEEAEAAELAAVQDELAAEEMTPAA
- a CDS encoding MarR family winged helix-turn-helix transcriptional regulator, which produces MTAMKVSGGPGETTADVSADVREWRELLARHADLTCALDRALQAGHSLGMSEYEVLERLAELPEHSAKVATIAKSVHLSQSALSRVIGRLEVAGLVERHMCPEDRRAINVRLTEQGLQRQAEAQPTQRQVLAQRLHAPLVKTCEPVLSPGE